From the genome of Anopheles moucheti chromosome 3, idAnoMoucSN_F20_07, whole genome shotgun sequence, one region includes:
- the LOC128304372 gene encoding uncharacterized protein LOC128304372 encodes MRRILAQITICLVLIETPNVWCKLSSYKAIVPPVKIKSDEMAKFAEVNYDDYPMVVPKRAAMLLDRLMVALHHALEKGDGEDGSGRPINKVYRDGRYTGKPTVALAPAKIPPPPSKTEQLMKSYYAEADADAEAEDRVANSIPDEIDDIEARKELLDEMMDIQTRGTEDKTKKGRYWKCYFNAVSCF; translated from the exons ATGCGAAGGATCCTCGCACAGATAACGATCTGCTTGGTGTTGATCGAAACGCCGAACGTTTGGTGCAAATTATCCAGCTACAAAGCAATCGTTCCACCGGTAAAGATAAAATCGGATGAGATGGCCAAATTTGCGGAAGTGAATTATGATGACTATCCG ATGGTAGTACCGAAACGGGCGGCCATGCTGCTGGACCGACTCATGGTGGCACTGCACCATGCACTGGAGAAAGGTGACGGCGAGGATGGCAGTGGGCGACCAATCAACAAGGTGTATCGGGACGGACGCTACACTGGCAAACCCACGGTTGCGCTAGCACCGGCCAAAATACCACCACCGCCGAGCAAAACGGAGCAACTGATGAAAAGCTATTATGCCG AAGCGGACGCAGACGCGGAGGCCGAAGACAGGGTGGCCAACTCCATCCCGGACGAGATCGATGACATCGAGGCGCGGAAGGAGTTGCTGGACGAAATG ATGGACATCCAAACCCGGGGCACCGAAGACAAAACCAAGAAGGGCAGATACTGGAAATGCTATTTTAATGCGGTCAGTTGTTTTTAA